The proteins below come from a single Gordonia pseudamarae genomic window:
- a CDS encoding lipid-transfer protein → MTGTLSGAAAIAGIGATEFSKDSGRSELRLAAEAVTAAVADAGLTPADVDGLVSFTMDTNAEIAVARAAGIGDLTYFSRIHYGGGAACSTVQQAAMAVATGVADVVVAYRAFNERSGRRFGQVDSSVANQENSSGTDNAFSYPHGLSTPAAFVAMIAQRYMHEYGAVSADFGRIAVTARTHAANNPNAFFYGKPITLDDHQSSRYIAEPLHLLDCCQESDGGVAIVVVSAERAKDLPHKPVTIAAAASGSADNQFIMTSYYREQLAALPEMGLVGDQLWRQSGLGPSDMDAAILYDHFTPYTLLQLEELGFCGRGEAKDFVRQPGALEVGGTLPLNTHGGQLGEAYIHGMNGIAEAVRQIRGTSVNQVPEASKVVVTAGTGVPTSGLVLTG, encoded by the coding sequence ATGACGGGAACACTGTCCGGTGCCGCGGCGATCGCGGGCATCGGCGCCACCGAATTCTCCAAGGACTCCGGCCGCAGCGAACTGCGCCTGGCCGCCGAAGCGGTTACCGCCGCCGTCGCCGACGCCGGACTCACCCCGGCCGACGTGGACGGCCTGGTCAGCTTCACCATGGACACCAACGCCGAGATCGCGGTGGCCCGTGCCGCCGGTATCGGAGACCTGACCTACTTCTCCCGTATCCACTACGGTGGCGGCGCGGCCTGTTCGACCGTGCAGCAGGCGGCGATGGCGGTGGCCACGGGAGTCGCCGATGTCGTCGTCGCCTACCGGGCGTTCAACGAACGTTCGGGCCGTAGGTTCGGGCAGGTCGACAGTTCCGTGGCCAACCAGGAGAACTCCTCGGGTACCGACAACGCCTTCTCCTATCCACACGGACTGTCCACGCCGGCGGCCTTCGTCGCGATGATCGCACAGCGGTATATGCACGAATACGGCGCCGTGAGTGCCGATTTCGGACGGATAGCGGTCACCGCGCGCACACACGCGGCCAACAATCCGAATGCCTTCTTCTACGGCAAGCCGATCACCCTCGACGACCACCAGTCCTCCCGGTACATCGCCGAGCCGCTGCACCTGCTGGACTGCTGCCAGGAATCGGACGGCGGTGTGGCGATCGTCGTCGTATCCGCCGAACGCGCCAAGGACCTGCCGCACAAGCCGGTCACGATCGCCGCCGCCGCCTCAGGCAGCGCCGACAACCAGTTCATCATGACCAGCTACTACCGCGAACAGCTCGCCGCCCTGCCGGAGATGGGGCTCGTGGGCGATCAACTGTGGCGGCAGTCCGGGCTTGGCCCGTCCGACATGGATGCGGCGATCCTGTACGACCACTTCACCCCGTACACCCTGCTGCAGCTCGAGGAACTCGGGTTCTGCGGGCGCGGTGAGGCAAAGGATTTCGTGCGACAACCCGGTGCGCTGGAGGTGGGCGGGACGCTGCCGCTGAACACGCACGGCGGGCAACTCGGCGAGGCCTACATCCACGGTATGAACGGCATCGCCGAGGCGGTCCGCCAGATCCGCGGCACCTCGGTCAATCAGGTGCCCGAGGCGTCCAAGGTCGTAGTCACCGCCGGAACCGGAGTCCCCACCAGCGGGCTTGTCCTCACCGGGTGA